The Anastrepha ludens isolate Willacy chromosome X, idAnaLude1.1, whole genome shotgun sequence genome includes a window with the following:
- the LOC128870177 gene encoding putative nuclease HARBI1 produces MAVCDAKYTFTAVSIGSYGSQSDGGIFQLSSFGQNLMQNTLPLPPPARISMESPQPLQNFFVGDAAFPLRTKLMRPYPGFNLPRTKRIFNYRLSRARRVIENSFGILTARWRILRTTIEYDPKNCEKVVLAYIVLYNFIILNDHNLWYCPENYVDRQEPGNIVHCGEWRREINSESLLPRIRTTIRRASTNAFNIRDRLADYFINEGALPYQDDIDLSKFNVIDTT; encoded by the exons ATGGCCGTTTGTGATGCCAAGTATACTTTCACTGCAGTAAGCATCGGGAGTTATGGTAGTCAGAGTGACGgag gcatttttcaactttcatCATTTGGACAGAACTTGATGCAAAATACTTTGCCACTACCGCCTCCCGCGCGTATATCTATGGAATCGCCCCAaccattacaaaattttttcgttGGTGATGCTGCATTCCCATTGAGAACAAAGTTGATGCGTCCATATCCCGGTTTTAACTTACCAAGAACCAAGCGGATTTTTAATTATCGCCTTTCAAGAGCGCGTAGAGTAATAGAGAACAGCTTTGGAATATTAACGGCGCGATGGAGAATTCTTCGCACCACGATTGAATATGACcctaaaaattgcgaaaaagtaGTGCTAGCCTACAttgttttatacaattttataattttaaacgaTCACAATCTTTGGTATTGCCCTGAAAATTATGTTGATCGACAAGAACCAGGCAACATCGTTCATTGTGGGGAATGGCGACGAGAAATAAATAGTGAATCGTTATTACCACGTATACGGACTACAATTCGGAGAGCCTCAACAAATGCATTTAATATCCGCGATAGGCTTGCTGATTATTTCATAAATGAAGGAGCTTTACCATACCAAGATGACATAGACCTTTCCAAATTCA ATGTGATAGACACAACTTGA